In a single window of the Novosphingobium sp. IK01 genome:
- a CDS encoding sigma-54-dependent transcriptional regulator — MADPDDRLLMLIDDEPAQCRLITALAAREGWRTVIARDSETAIATLGTRQGMQLGAIILDQWVPGEDACALIAELKARRPALPILMLTTSASPLLAVEAMRAGATDYLIKPVAPDRLLQALRSATTREAPAAELQPLTEKIGTTLDFDSMIGAAPAFRAALAVAAKAARTQQSVLIEGESGTGKEMLVRAMHAASPRAKTPLRIVNAGGIPANQIESVLFGHEKGAFPGAFDRHVGALQHADGGTLVIDEIDRLPAPVQERLVQFLAKGDVQPIGARHSFRIDVRLIACSNAPLRELADAGLYRADLVEALSAVHVHLPALRQRVGDIPALARYFLARIGEQPGLRPLGITDGALALLSAYDWPGNVRQLQATLFRAAVFCDAETLTAQDFPNLSTMVGEAPRASAPISDGAGVMLFTPDGNLRPLEEIEADVIRLAIGHYRGRMTEVARRLGIGRSTLYRKLSELGIDNAA, encoded by the coding sequence ATGGCCGACCCCGACGACCGCCTGCTGATGCTGATTGATGACGAGCCGGCCCAGTGCCGCCTCATCACCGCGCTCGCCGCGCGCGAGGGCTGGCGCACGGTGATCGCGCGCGATTCGGAAACCGCCATTGCCACGCTGGGCACGCGCCAGGGCATGCAGCTTGGCGCGATCATCCTCGACCAGTGGGTGCCCGGCGAGGATGCCTGCGCGCTCATCGCCGAACTCAAGGCCCGCCGCCCTGCCCTGCCGATCCTGATGCTCACCACCAGCGCCTCGCCGCTGCTGGCGGTCGAGGCGATGCGCGCGGGCGCGACGGACTATCTGATCAAGCCGGTCGCACCCGACCGGCTGCTTCAGGCCCTGCGCAGCGCCACCACGCGCGAGGCCCCCGCAGCCGAACTCCAGCCGCTGACCGAAAAGATCGGCACGACGCTCGATTTCGATTCCATGATCGGTGCCGCACCCGCCTTTCGCGCGGCGCTGGCGGTCGCGGCCAAGGCCGCGCGCACCCAGCAATCGGTGCTGATCGAGGGCGAGAGCGGCACCGGCAAGGAAATGCTGGTGCGCGCGATGCATGCGGCAAGCCCGCGCGCCAAGACCCCGCTGCGCATCGTCAACGCCGGGGGCATCCCGGCCAACCAGATCGAAAGCGTGCTGTTCGGGCACGAGAAAGGCGCCTTTCCCGGCGCCTTCGACCGCCATGTCGGCGCGCTGCAACATGCCGATGGCGGCACTTTGGTGATCGATGAGATCGACCGCCTGCCCGCGCCCGTGCAGGAGCGCCTTGTCCAGTTCCTTGCCAAGGGCGATGTCCAGCCGATCGGCGCGCGCCATTCGTTCCGCATCGACGTGCGGCTGATCGCGTGCAGCAACGCGCCCTTGCGCGAACTGGCCGATGCCGGGCTCTACCGCGCCGATCTGGTCGAGGCCCTGAGCGCGGTTCATGTCCACCTGCCCGCGCTGCGCCAGCGCGTGGGCGACATTCCGGCCCTTGCCCGCTATTTCCTCGCCCGCATCGGCGAACAGCCGGGCCTGCGCCCGCTGGGGATCACCGACGGCGCCCTTGCGCTGCTCTCGGCCTACGACTGGCCGGGCAATGTCCGCCAGTTGCAGGCCACGCTGTTTCGCGCGGCGGTGTTCTGCGACGCCGAAACGCTCACCGCGCAGGATTTTCCCAACCTCTCGACCATGGTGGGCGAGGCGCCGCGCGCGTCAGCGCCCATCAGCGACGGGGCCGGGGTCATGCTGTTCACGCCCGACGGCAACTTGCGCCCGCTCGAAGAGATCGAGGCCGATGTGATCCGCCTCGCCATCGGGCACTATCGCGGGCGGATGACCGAAGTGGCCCGGCGGCTGGGGATCGGGCGCTCGACGCTCTATCGCAAGCTTTCCGAACTGGGGATCGACAACGCGGCCTGA
- a CDS encoding NAD(P) transhydrogenase subunit alpha, producing MDFISILSIFVLACFVGYYVVWSVTPALHTPLMAVTNAISSVIIVGALVASAAAGSPLAKWLGLGAVVLASINIFGGFAVTERMLAMYKKKDKK from the coding sequence ATGGACTTCATTTCGATCCTGAGCATTTTCGTGCTCGCCTGCTTTGTGGGCTATTACGTGGTCTGGTCGGTCACGCCCGCCCTCCACACGCCGCTCATGGCGGTGACCAACGCCATTTCCTCGGTGATCATCGTGGGGGCGCTGGTGGCTTCGGCGGCGGCGGGTTCGCCGCTGGCCAAGTGGCTGGGGCTGGGCGCGGTGGTGCTCGCCTCGATCAACATTTTCGGCGGCTTTGCCGTCACGGAGCGCATGCTCGCGATGTACAAGAAGAAGGACAAGAAGTGA
- a CDS encoding deoxyguanosinetriphosphate triphosphohydrolase, producing the protein MTDAPIRAPFASDPAASRGREFATDKGGVRGPRSEFQRDRDRIIHSIAFRRLRHKTQVFIAPDGDHYRVRLTHSLEVAQIGRVIARTLAVDEDLTEALCLAHDIGHPPFGHAGESALEAALSHAGGFDHNANTLRVLMRLESPYVEHDGLNLTWETLEGLAKHNGPIRKAPWALAELDAAFPLDLASHASLEAQIAAISDDIAYDNHDIDDGLRGGFLTLDDLLELPSLAQQWYVIEARFPQAPRERLLRELVRGQIGRMVNDVIAETGRRVREAGVASVADVRAAGRTLCGFSEDMRREERALKQFMYARLYLHPEQVAAADRARAVVETLFAAYRADPALISPDWHGRLPETEPARSRAIADFIAGMTDRYAIECYRKITGQVPEGLRNV; encoded by the coding sequence ATGACGGACGCGCCGATCAGGGCTCCTTTCGCCAGCGATCCGGCCGCCTCGCGCGGGCGCGAATTTGCCACCGACAAGGGCGGCGTGCGCGGCCCGCGCAGCGAATTCCAGCGCGACCGCGACCGGATCATCCACTCGATCGCGTTCCGGCGCCTGCGTCACAAGACGCAGGTGTTCATCGCGCCCGATGGCGATCACTATCGCGTCCGGCTCACCCACAGCCTCGAAGTGGCCCAGATCGGGCGGGTGATCGCCCGCACGCTGGCCGTGGACGAGGATCTGACCGAGGCGCTGTGCCTCGCCCACGACATCGGCCATCCCCCGTTTGGCCATGCGGGCGAAAGCGCGCTCGAAGCCGCGCTCTCCCATGCAGGCGGGTTCGACCACAACGCCAATACCCTGCGCGTGCTGATGCGGCTCGAAAGCCCCTATGTCGAGCATGATGGCCTCAACCTGACGTGGGAGACGCTCGAAGGCCTTGCCAAGCACAATGGCCCCATTCGCAAGGCGCCCTGGGCCCTGGCCGAACTCGACGCGGCCTTTCCGCTCGATCTGGCCAGCCATGCCTCGCTCGAAGCGCAGATTGCGGCCATTTCCGACGACATCGCCTATGACAACCACGACATCGACGATGGCCTGCGCGGCGGCTTCCTCACGCTCGACGACCTGCTCGAACTGCCCTCGCTGGCCCAGCAGTGGTATGTCATCGAGGCGCGCTTCCCCCAGGCCCCGCGCGAGCGGCTCTTGCGCGAACTGGTGCGCGGGCAGATCGGGCGGATGGTCAACGACGTGATCGCCGAAACCGGGCGCCGGGTGAGGGAGGCCGGCGTTGCCAGCGTGGCCGATGTCCGCGCCGCCGGGCGCACGCTTTGCGGCTTTTCCGAGGACATGCGCCGCGAGGAGCGCGCGCTCAAGCAGTTCATGTATGCCCGGCTCTACCTCCATCCCGAGCAGGTCGCCGCCGCTGATCGTGCGCGGGCCGTCGTCGAGACCCTGTTTGCCGCCTACCGCGCCGATCCCGCGCTGATCTCGCCGGACTGGCATGGCCGACTGCCCGAAACCGAGCCCGCCCGCTCGCGCGCCATTGCCGACTTCATCGCCGGGATGACCGACCGTTACGCCATCGAATGCTATCGCAAGATCACCGGACAAGTCCCTGAAGGCCTTAGGAATGTCTGA
- a CDS encoding NAD(P)(+) transhydrogenase (Re/Si-specific) subunit beta — MGGLASSPFVGLAYLVAGVLFILALRGLSSPATSRAGNRYGVIGMVIAVATTLVTHGIASLPEIAVAIALGGGIGFFIARRIQMTAMPQLVAAFHSLVGLAAVLVGLSAYANPAAFGILLPSGVINPDSRIEMGLGIAIGAITFSGSIIAFLKLAGKMSGAAILLPGRHVINLGTLAAIVGLVAWFTQDESGWVIVAITGLAFLIGFLLIIPIGGADMPVVVSMLNSYSGWAAAAMGFTLHNTAMIITGALVGSSGAILSYIMCKAMNRSFLSVIAGGFGAEAASGGGAAKEQRPWKRGSAEDAAFLMKEAENVIIIPGYGMAVSQAQHALREMADNLKAHGVKVKYAIHPVAGRMPGHMNVLLAEANVPYDEVYELEDIQGDFAQCDVVFIIGANDVVNPAAKTDKSSPIYGMPVFDVEKAKTILFVKRSMNGVGYSGVDNDVFYMDQTMMLLSDAKKMVEDINKALQD; from the coding sequence ATGGGCGGCCTCGCTTCCTCACCCTTTGTGGGCCTGGCCTATCTGGTCGCGGGGGTGCTGTTCATCCTCGCGCTGCGCGGGCTGTCGAGCCCGGCGACGAGCCGCGCGGGCAACCGCTATGGCGTGATCGGCATGGTCATTGCCGTGGCGACCACGCTGGTCACCCACGGCATTGCCAGCCTGCCCGAGATCGCCGTGGCGATCGCGCTGGGCGGCGGCATCGGCTTTTTCATCGCGCGCCGCATCCAGATGACGGCGATGCCCCAACTGGTCGCCGCGTTCCACTCGCTGGTGGGCCTTGCCGCCGTGCTGGTCGGCCTTTCGGCCTATGCCAATCCGGCGGCCTTCGGCATCCTGCTGCCCTCGGGCGTGATCAATCCCGACAGCCGCATCGAGATGGGGCTGGGCATTGCCATCGGTGCGATCACGTTCTCGGGCTCGATCATCGCCTTCCTCAAGCTGGCAGGCAAGATGAGCGGCGCGGCGATCCTGCTGCCGGGGCGCCATGTGATCAATCTGGGCACGCTGGCGGCGATTGTCGGCCTCGTCGCCTGGTTCACCCAGGACGAAAGCGGCTGGGTGATCGTGGCGATCACCGGGCTTGCCTTCCTGATCGGCTTCCTGCTGATCATCCCCATCGGCGGCGCGGACATGCCGGTGGTCGTCTCGATGCTCAATTCCTATTCGGGCTGGGCGGCTGCGGCGATGGGCTTCACGCTCCACAACACCGCGATGATCATCACGGGCGCGCTCGTCGGCTCGTCGGGCGCGATTCTGTCCTACATCATGTGCAAGGCCATGAACCGCTCGTTCCTGTCGGTGATTGCCGGGGGCTTTGGCGCCGAAGCGGCCAGCGGCGGTGGCGCGGCCAAGGAACAGCGCCCTTGGAAGCGCGGCAGCGCCGAGGACGCGGCCTTCCTGATGAAGGAAGCCGAGAACGTCATCATCATTCCGGGCTACGGCATGGCCGTCAGCCAGGCGCAGCACGCGCTGCGCGAGATGGCCGACAACCTCAAGGCGCACGGCGTCAAGGTGAAGTACGCGATCCACCCGGTGGCAGGGCGCATGCCCGGCCACATGAACGTGCTGCTCGCCGAAGCCAATGTGCCCTACGACGAAGTCTACGAGCTTGAGGACATCCAGGGCGATTTCGCCCAGTGCGACGTGGTCTTCATCATCGGCGCCAACGACGTCGTGAACCCGGCGGCCAAGACCGACAAGTCCAGCCCGATCTATGGCATGCCGGTCTTTGATGTCGAGAAGGCCAAGACGATCCTCTTCGTCAAGCGCTCGATGAATGGCGTGGGCTATTCGGGCGTCGACAACGACGTGTTCTACATGGACCAGACGATGATGCTCCTGTCCGACGCCAAGAAGATGGTCGAGGACATCAACAAGGCCCTTCAGGACTGA
- the folP gene encoding dihydropteroate synthase: MSASVYIRPLSLSHSPQSDPGEAVRIAGGLACASRFALLVREGGRITSQRVLSAQALPEAIAMLPDALALEAGAQWAALRKVHAPIGCGERLLRMDQPGVMGILNVTPDSFSDGGRFLDKPDAAIDHAAAMIAAGVGVIDVGGESTRPGAAAVWEGDEIKRVVPVIERLSAMGAAISIDSRRSSVIAAALAAGAHIVNDVSALRHDPRSMEIVAASGAPVVLMHAPGGADNLHADGHYTDVVLDVFDDLRARRDACLAAGIAREKIMIDPGIGFGKSLADNLALVNALPLLHALGQPVLFAASRKRMIGALSSEAPAHQRLGGSLLLAIRAFEAGCQMVRVHDVAETVQAMRVWRGLRDAALTDFSLVGED; this comes from the coding sequence ATGAGCGCCTCCGTTTATATCCGCCCGCTGTCCCTTTCGCATAGCCCGCAGAGCGATCCGGGCGAGGCCGTTCGCATTGCCGGAGGGCTCGCCTGTGCCAGCCGCTTCGCGCTGCTGGTGCGCGAGGGCGGGCGTATCACGTCGCAGCGCGTGCTCTCGGCGCAGGCCCTGCCCGAGGCCATCGCCATGCTTCCCGACGCGCTCGCCCTGGAGGCGGGCGCCCAGTGGGCGGCGCTGCGCAAGGTCCATGCCCCCATCGGCTGTGGCGAGCGCCTGCTGCGCATGGACCAGCCCGGCGTCATGGGCATTCTCAACGTCACGCCCGACAGTTTTTCGGATGGCGGGCGCTTCCTCGACAAGCCCGATGCGGCCATCGACCATGCCGCCGCGATGATCGCGGCGGGCGTGGGCGTGATCGACGTGGGCGGGGAATCGACCCGTCCGGGCGCCGCTGCCGTCTGGGAAGGCGACGAGATCAAGCGCGTCGTCCCGGTGATCGAGCGCCTGTCGGCCATGGGCGCTGCCATTTCCATCGACAGCCGCCGGTCGAGCGTGATCGCCGCCGCGCTGGCCGCTGGCGCGCATATCGTCAACGACGTGTCCGCGCTGCGCCACGATCCGCGCAGCATGGAAATCGTCGCCGCCAGTGGCGCGCCGGTGGTCCTCATGCACGCGCCGGGCGGGGCGGACAACCTTCACGCCGATGGCCACTACACCGATGTCGTGCTCGACGTGTTCGACGATTTGCGCGCACGCCGCGATGCCTGCCTTGCCGCCGGGATCGCGCGCGAGAAGATCATGATCGATCCGGGCATCGGTTTTGGCAAGTCGCTGGCCGACAACCTCGCGCTGGTCAACGCGCTGCCCTTGCTCCATGCGCTGGGCCAGCCGGTGCTGTTTGCCGCCAGCCGCAAGCGGATGATCGGCGCGCTGTCCAGCGAGGCGCCCGCGCATCAGCGGCTGGGCGGCTCGCTCCTGCTTGCGATCCGCGCGTTCGAGGCCGGGTGCCAGATGGTGCGTGTCCACGACGTGGCTGAAACGGTTCAGGCCATGCGCGTCTGGCGCGGCCTGCGCGATGCGGCGCTGACCGATTTTTCGCTGGTGGGCGAAGACTGA
- the gcvT gene encoding glycine cleavage system aminomethyltransferase GcvT, whose protein sequence is MSDTYNPAAPAGADPSHPVLALPLDGWHRAHGGRMVEFAGYHMPVQYEGIMAEHAWTRSQAGLFDVSHMGQLVLRGANAAQALESLLPGAFLGLKPGKLRYSLLLADDGGILDDLIVTNRGEDFYIVVNGATKHGDIAHIAARLPEGVTLEHLTGHALLALQGPEAARALATLDLVPAHDPARTLESLVFMEAAPFLWGEVELGVSRSGYTGEDGFEISVRADHVEALADALLAHEAVRPIGLGARDSLRLEAGLPLYGHDLSVETDPVEADLAFAIPARRRAAADFPGAARIVAALEQGPARRRVGLLLEGRMAAREGAQVLADNRVVGTVTSGGFAPTLGRPIAMAFVETALAAPGTELSLSVRGKTIPATITSLPFIPHRYVRKGIA, encoded by the coding sequence GTGAGTGATACATACAATCCCGCTGCCCCGGCGGGCGCTGATCCGTCGCATCCCGTTCTTGCGCTGCCTCTCGATGGCTGGCACCGTGCCCACGGTGGCCGCATGGTCGAGTTTGCCGGCTACCACATGCCCGTCCAGTACGAGGGCATCATGGCCGAACACGCATGGACCCGTTCCCAGGCCGGGCTGTTCGACGTCTCGCACATGGGGCAACTCGTGCTGCGCGGCGCCAATGCCGCCCAGGCGCTCGAAAGCCTGCTGCCGGGGGCCTTCCTCGGCCTCAAGCCGGGCAAGCTGCGCTATTCGCTGCTGCTGGCCGACGATGGCGGCATTCTCGACGACCTCATCGTTACCAATCGCGGCGAGGATTTCTACATCGTCGTCAACGGCGCGACCAAGCATGGCGACATCGCCCATATCGCCGCCCGCCTGCCCGAAGGCGTCACCCTCGAACACCTGACCGGCCATGCCCTGCTGGCGCTGCAAGGCCCCGAGGCGGCCCGCGCGCTCGCCACGCTCGACCTCGTGCCCGCGCACGATCCGGCCCGCACGCTCGAAAGCCTGGTCTTCATGGAGGCCGCGCCTTTCCTGTGGGGCGAGGTCGAACTGGGCGTGAGCCGCTCGGGCTACACCGGCGAGGACGGCTTCGAGATCTCGGTTCGCGCCGACCATGTCGAGGCGCTGGCCGATGCCCTGCTTGCCCACGAGGCAGTTCGCCCGATCGGCCTTGGCGCGCGCGATTCGCTGCGCCTCGAAGCGGGCCTGCCGCTCTATGGCCATGATCTTTCGGTCGAAACCGACCCGGTCGAGGCCGATCTGGCGTTTGCCATTCCCGCGCGCCGCCGCGCCGCCGCCGATTTCCCCGGCGCCGCGCGCATTGTCGCCGCGCTCGAACAGGGCCCGGCGCGTCGCCGCGTGGGCCTGCTGCTCGAAGGCCGCATGGCCGCGCGCGAGGGCGCGCAGGTTCTCGCCGACAATCGTGTCGTGGGCACCGTCACCTCGGGCGGCTTTGCCCCCACGCTCGGGCGTCCGATCGCGATGGCCTTCGTCGAGACCGCGCTGGCCGCTCCCGGCACCGAACTTTCGCTTTCCGTGCGGGGCAAGACGATCCCCGCCACGATCACTTCGCTTCCCTTCATCCCCCATCGCTATGTGCGCAAAGGAATCGCCTGA
- the thiC gene encoding phosphomethylpyrimidine synthase ThiC: MTDIPSRLDIGVTTGPIRGSRKIYLPAPGDPSVMVAMREIAQEAGSGEPPVRVYDTSGAYTDPAATIDISAGLAHIRRDWIIARGDVEEYEARPVKPEDNGQLGPDRSGGVPAFPNTVKRPLRARAGANVSQMHYARRGIITPEMHYVATRENLGRAILKDKLLRDGNDWGAAIPDFVTPEFVREEVARGRAIIPSNINHPESEPMAIGRNFLVKINANIGNSAVASDVASEVDKMVWSIRHGADTVMDLSTGRNIHDTREWIIRNAPVPIGTVPIYQALEKVGGIAEELTWEIFRDTLIEQAEQGVDYFTIHAGVRLPYIPLTARRVTGIVSRGGSIMAKWCLAHHKESFLYERFDEITEIMKAYDVAYSLGDGLRPGSIADANDEAQFSELYTLGELAKRAWEQDVQVMIEGPGHVPMHKIKENMDKQLQVCGEAPFYTLGPLVTDIAPGYDHITSGIGAAMIGWFGTAMLCYVTPKEHLGLPDRDDVKVGVVTYKLAAHAADLAKGHPAARLRDDALSRARFEFRWRDQFNLSLDPDTAERYHDQTLPAEGAKSAHFCSMCGPRFCSMKITQEVRDFAARQNAPIETFAAARDAEKGMAEMSRKYREGGDLYMPVAD, from the coding sequence ATGACTGACATCCCTTCCAGACTCGACATTGGCGTGACCACCGGCCCGATCCGCGGCAGCCGCAAGATTTACCTGCCCGCTCCCGGCGATCCCTCGGTCATGGTTGCCATGCGCGAGATCGCGCAGGAAGCGGGCAGCGGCGAACCGCCGGTGCGCGTCTATGACACCTCGGGCGCCTATACCGACCCGGCGGCCACCATCGACATCTCGGCCGGCCTTGCACACATCCGCCGCGACTGGATCATCGCGCGCGGCGATGTCGAGGAGTACGAGGCCCGCCCCGTCAAGCCCGAGGACAACGGCCAGCTGGGCCCTGACCGCAGCGGCGGCGTGCCTGCCTTCCCCAACACGGTGAAGCGCCCGCTGCGCGCCAGGGCTGGCGCCAACGTCAGCCAGATGCACTATGCCCGCCGCGGCATCATCACGCCCGAGATGCACTATGTCGCCACCCGCGAGAACCTGGGCCGCGCGATCCTGAAGGACAAGCTGCTGCGCGATGGCAACGACTGGGGCGCGGCCATTCCCGATTTCGTGACCCCCGAATTCGTGCGCGAGGAAGTGGCGCGCGGCCGTGCGATCATTCCCAGCAACATCAACCACCCCGAAAGCGAGCCGATGGCGATCGGGCGCAATTTCCTGGTGAAGATCAACGCCAACATCGGCAACTCGGCTGTGGCCTCGGACGTGGCCAGCGAAGTCGACAAGATGGTCTGGTCGATCCGCCACGGCGCCGACACGGTGATGGACCTCTCGACCGGACGCAACATCCATGACACGCGCGAGTGGATCATCCGCAACGCGCCGGTTCCGATCGGCACCGTGCCGATCTATCAGGCGCTGGAAAAGGTTGGCGGCATTGCCGAGGAACTGACCTGGGAAATCTTCCGCGACACGCTGATCGAGCAGGCCGAGCAGGGGGTGGACTATTTTACCATCCATGCCGGTGTCCGCCTGCCCTACATCCCGCTGACCGCCAGGCGCGTCACCGGCATCGTCTCGCGCGGTGGATCGATCATGGCCAAGTGGTGCCTGGCGCACCACAAGGAATCGTTCCTCTACGAGCGTTTCGACGAGATCACCGAGATCATGAAGGCATACGACGTGGCCTACTCCCTCGGGGACGGGTTGCGCCCCGGCTCGATTGCCGACGCCAATGACGAAGCGCAGTTCTCCGAACTCTACACGCTGGGCGAGCTGGCCAAGCGCGCCTGGGAGCAGGACGTGCAAGTGATGATCGAGGGCCCCGGCCATGTGCCGATGCACAAGATCAAGGAGAATATGGACAAGCAGCTGCAAGTCTGCGGCGAAGCGCCTTTCTACACGCTCGGGCCGCTCGTCACCGACATCGCGCCCGGCTATGACCACATCACCAGTGGCATTGGCGCGGCGATGATCGGCTGGTTCGGCACGGCGATGCTCTGCTACGTCACGCCCAAGGAGCATCTGGGCCTGCCCGACCGCGACGACGTCAAGGTGGGCGTGGTGACCTACAAGCTGGCTGCACATGCAGCCGACCTCGCCAAGGGCCACCCGGCGGCCAGGCTGCGCGACGATGCCCTGTCGCGCGCGCGCTTCGAATTTCGCTGGCGCGACCAGTTCAACCTGTCACTCGACCCGGACACCGCCGAGCGGTATCACGACCAGACCTTGCCTGCCGAGGGCGCCAAGTCGGCCCATTTCTGCTCGATGTGCGGCCCCAGGTTCTGCTCGATGAAGATCACACAGGAAGTGCGCGACTTCGCCGCCAGGCAGAACGCCCCGATCGAGACCTTTGCCGCCGCCCGGGACGCCGAAAAGGGCATGGCCGAGATGAGCCGGAAGTACCGCGAAGGCGGCGACCTCTACATGCCCGTGGCCGACTGA
- a CDS encoding aspartate/glutamate racemase family protein, whose amino-acid sequence MRKIGLIGGMSWVSTRTYYDHINKLVQGRTSTLSSAPLIIESLDFAPLARLSSAEEWARAALVLVESAQRLAQAGASAILIGANSMHKVYDKVAAAVDVPVIHIADAVGARMQADGVTTAALIGSRNVMVESFYRKRLVAHGVTLLPPVMDNVEEIDRIIYEELMQGRVTRAAERTFKTMITSMDQAGAQAVVLGCTELDTVIDVDANVLPIYDGARIHAEAAVGWIMGDS is encoded by the coding sequence TTGCGCAAGATTGGCCTTATCGGCGGGATGAGCTGGGTTTCGACCCGCACGTATTATGACCATATCAACAAGCTGGTCCAGGGACGCACGAGCACGCTGTCGAGCGCGCCGCTGATCATCGAGAGCCTCGATTTCGCGCCGCTCGCCCGGCTGTCGAGCGCGGAAGAATGGGCGCGCGCCGCGCTGGTTCTGGTCGAAAGCGCCCAGCGCCTCGCCCAGGCCGGTGCCAGTGCGATCCTGATCGGCGCCAATTCGATGCACAAGGTCTATGACAAGGTCGCCGCTGCGGTCGATGTGCCGGTGATCCACATTGCCGACGCCGTGGGCGCGCGGATGCAGGCCGACGGCGTGACGACCGCCGCGCTGATCGGCTCGCGCAATGTCATGGTCGAGAGCTTCTATCGCAAGCGGCTGGTCGCCCACGGGGTGACGCTGCTGCCCCCGGTGATGGACAATGTCGAGGAAATCGACCGCATCATCTACGAGGAACTGATGCAGGGCCGCGTCACCCGCGCCGCCGAGCGCACGTTCAAGACGATGATCACCTCGATGGATCAGGCTGGCGCGCAGGCCGTCGTGCTCGGCTGCACCGAACTCGACACGGTGATCGACGTCGACGCCAATGTCCTGCCGATCTACGACGGCGCCCGCATCCACGCCGAAGCGGCGGTGGGCTGGATCATGGGCGATTCATGA
- a CDS encoding NAD(P) transhydrogenase subunit alpha produces the protein MTQNLVIAALRERAPGETRVAVTPETVRKLVGLGAAVAVESGAGTTAGIADADYQAVGARIAPDASAALAGAGIVLGIQGPDPALLAGVAPGAWVVAGLDPFGQRPRVEAYAAAGLEALAMEFMPRITRAQSMDILSSQANLAGYKAVLVAANLYGRAFPMMMTAAGTVSAAKAFVMGVGVAGLQAIATARRLGAQVSATDVRSATKEQILSLGAKPIFVESVAGIEGEGSGGYATEMSPEYQKAQAELVSSHIAKQDIVITTALIPGRAAPRLITDTQIATMRPGSVIYDLAVAQGGNVEGSVADQVVERHGVKIVGYSNTPAHLPADASALFARNLFNFLSAFWDKEQGRPVLDEEIGTAIRLTQGGKIVNQRLLG, from the coding sequence ATGACGCAGAACCTTGTTATCGCCGCCCTGCGTGAACGCGCACCGGGCGAGACCCGCGTGGCGGTCACGCCCGAAACCGTGCGCAAGCTGGTCGGGCTTGGCGCTGCTGTTGCCGTGGAAAGCGGTGCAGGAACGACCGCCGGCATTGCCGATGCTGATTATCAGGCCGTTGGCGCGCGCATCGCGCCCGATGCGAGCGCGGCTCTGGCAGGCGCGGGCATCGTGCTGGGCATTCAGGGCCCCGATCCAGCCCTGCTGGCGGGCGTTGCGCCCGGTGCCTGGGTCGTGGCCGGGCTCGATCCGTTCGGGCAGCGCCCGCGGGTGGAGGCCTATGCCGCTGCCGGGCTCGAAGCGCTGGCCATGGAGTTCATGCCGCGCATCACCCGCGCCCAGTCGATGGACATCCTCTCCTCGCAGGCCAACCTTGCCGGCTACAAGGCCGTGCTCGTGGCCGCCAACCTCTATGGCCGGGCCTTCCCGATGATGATGACGGCCGCTGGCACGGTCAGCGCGGCCAAGGCCTTCGTCATGGGCGTGGGCGTGGCCGGGCTTCAGGCCATCGCCACCGCGCGCCGCCTTGGCGCGCAGGTTTCGGCCACCGACGTCCGCTCGGCGACCAAGGAGCAGATCCTCTCGCTCGGCGCCAAGCCGATCTTCGTGGAAAGCGTGGCGGGCATCGAGGGTGAAGGGTCTGGCGGCTATGCCACCGAGATGAGCCCGGAATACCAGAAGGCCCAGGCCGAACTGGTTTCCAGCCACATCGCCAAGCAGGACATCGTGATCACCACGGCGCTCATTCCGGGCCGGGCCGCGCCGCGCCTGATCACCGACACCCAGATCGCCACGATGCGCCCCGGTTCGGTCATCTACGACCTTGCCGTGGCCCAGGGCGGCAATGTCGAGGGCAGCGTGGCCGACCAGGTGGTCGAGCGCCACGGGGTCAAGATCGTCGGCTATTCCAACACGCCTGCACACCTGCCGGCCGATGCCTCGGCGCTGTTCGCGCGCAACCTGTTCAATTTCCTGTCCGCGTTCTGGGACAAGGAACAGGGGCGCCCGGTGCTCGACGAGGAAATCGGCACGGCCATCCGCCTCACGCAAGGCGGCAAAATCGTGAACCAGCGGTTGCTGGGCTGA